One Stenotrophomonas maltophilia DNA window includes the following coding sequences:
- a CDS encoding beta-mannosidase yields the protein MHRISLVVRLLLLLIAAISFPLAAAPLQAQWEFRMLPGDAEGAAHPGLQQWRAAKVPGSVHTDLLAHALIRDPYVGAPEAELQWIGLAAWEYRARFDVDAATLAKPNAELRFDGLDTYAEVSLNGKPLLRADNAHRTWHARVDGRLRANGNELQIVFRSPIRTLLPGVQAMPHKIAGNYPSPYGDEPKDAMVGNFARKPAYHFGWDWGPRYVTAGVWRGVDLQAWDTRRLTDLAVRTDALSAEQARLAVLLQVEQGAAAGSALVNVDVRDPEGRIVAQVQRTVLLKPGQNTVELPVELATPRRWWPVGHGAQDRYTVQARLDDGADAALAREQRIGLRTVELRREEDRKGGQGFAFVINGVEIFAKGANVIPFDAFPARVDAARLRQVLTAARDANMNMLRNWGGGYYEDDAFFDIADELGLLVWQDFMFGGGMQPGYDPAFRASVVAEARDNVRRLRHHPSIVLWCGNNEEETAWKDWGHGRDLKAADPAFAAKVWQGYVDLFGNDLRQVVGEEGLGVPYWSSSPSNDLDEKANDSTRGDKHYWQVWGNPALPVQAYLRETPRFMSEYGLQAWPSVATVDQIATRAEQRIDSPVIRAHQKFMAGEGNSRLLHYIELGYGTPKDFEDFVYLSQVMQADGIALAALHHRASRPYTMGSLYWQLNDVWPGASWSSVDYFGRWKALHYAARRFFAPVTLAALRDEGSTRVRLINDGAAADARWRLRVMDVDGKVLRRREDAVALTAAGVTSIGDFRDAELLAGADPKRTVAVFELLQNGAVSARQIVGFVEAKDQVLPRQKLKATLSIGGDHYRLRLDSAAYVRATWIDFGALDVQVEDNLLDLLPGETRDIAVRGPVDLTTLREAMKLKTLNDR from the coding sequence GTGCATCGCATTTCCCTCGTTGTCCGTCTGCTCCTGCTGCTGATTGCAGCCATCTCCTTCCCGTTGGCTGCAGCCCCGCTGCAGGCGCAGTGGGAATTCCGCATGCTGCCCGGCGACGCCGAAGGCGCAGCCCATCCGGGCCTGCAGCAATGGCGTGCGGCGAAGGTGCCGGGCAGCGTGCACACCGACCTGCTGGCCCATGCGCTGATCCGCGATCCGTACGTCGGTGCGCCTGAGGCAGAGCTGCAATGGATCGGGCTGGCTGCCTGGGAGTACCGCGCCCGCTTCGACGTGGATGCGGCGACACTGGCCAAGCCCAATGCCGAGCTGCGTTTCGACGGGCTGGATACCTACGCCGAGGTCAGCCTCAACGGCAAGCCGCTGCTGCGCGCGGACAACGCGCACCGCACGTGGCATGCACGTGTGGACGGGCGCCTACGGGCGAACGGCAACGAATTGCAGATCGTGTTCCGCTCACCGATCCGCACGCTGCTGCCGGGCGTACAGGCGATGCCGCACAAGATTGCCGGCAACTATCCTTCACCCTATGGGGATGAGCCCAAAGACGCGATGGTCGGCAACTTCGCGCGCAAACCGGCCTATCACTTCGGTTGGGATTGGGGCCCGCGCTATGTCACCGCCGGCGTGTGGCGCGGGGTCGACCTGCAGGCCTGGGATACGCGCCGACTGACCGATCTTGCCGTGCGCACCGATGCATTGAGTGCAGAGCAGGCGAGGCTGGCGGTGCTGCTGCAGGTGGAGCAGGGTGCTGCTGCGGGTTCGGCCTTGGTGAATGTGGATGTGCGTGATCCGGAAGGCCGCATCGTGGCCCAGGTGCAACGCACGGTGCTGCTGAAGCCCGGCCAGAACACGGTTGAGCTGCCGGTTGAGCTGGCCACGCCGCGGCGCTGGTGGCCGGTGGGCCATGGTGCGCAGGATCGCTATACCGTGCAGGCTCGCCTGGATGATGGCGCTGATGCAGCACTGGCGCGCGAGCAGCGCATTGGCCTGCGCACGGTCGAACTGCGCCGCGAGGAAGACCGCAAGGGCGGGCAGGGCTTCGCCTTCGTCATCAACGGCGTGGAGATCTTCGCCAAGGGCGCCAACGTCATTCCGTTCGATGCCTTCCCCGCACGTGTCGATGCCGCACGCCTGCGCCAGGTGCTGACCGCCGCGCGCGACGCCAACATGAACATGCTGCGCAACTGGGGCGGCGGCTACTACGAGGACGATGCGTTCTTCGACATCGCCGATGAGCTGGGCCTGCTGGTCTGGCAGGATTTCATGTTCGGCGGCGGCATGCAGCCGGGCTACGATCCGGCCTTCCGTGCCAGCGTGGTGGCCGAGGCGCGCGACAACGTGCGCCGGCTGCGCCATCACCCCAGCATCGTGCTGTGGTGTGGCAACAACGAGGAAGAAACCGCCTGGAAGGACTGGGGGCACGGCCGCGACCTGAAGGCGGCCGACCCGGCATTTGCGGCGAAGGTCTGGCAGGGCTACGTCGACCTGTTCGGCAACGACCTGCGCCAGGTGGTGGGCGAGGAAGGGCTGGGTGTGCCGTACTGGTCCAGCTCGCCCAGCAACGACCTTGACGAGAAGGCCAACGATTCAACGCGTGGCGACAAGCACTACTGGCAGGTCTGGGGCAATCCGGCGCTGCCGGTGCAGGCCTACCTGCGCGAGACCCCGCGCTTCATGTCCGAGTACGGGCTGCAGGCGTGGCCGTCGGTGGCGACGGTGGACCAGATCGCCACCCGCGCCGAGCAGCGCATCGACAGCCCGGTGATCCGCGCGCACCAGAAATTCATGGCCGGCGAGGGCAACAGCCGCCTGCTGCACTACATCGAACTGGGCTACGGCACGCCGAAGGACTTCGAGGACTTCGTCTACCTCAGCCAGGTGATGCAGGCCGATGGCATCGCGCTGGCCGCGCTGCACCATCGCGCCTCGCGGCCGTACACGATGGGCTCGCTGTACTGGCAGCTCAACGACGTCTGGCCGGGTGCTTCATGGTCCAGCGTGGACTACTTCGGTCGCTGGAAGGCGCTGCACTACGCCGCGCGGCGCTTCTTCGCGCCGGTCACGCTGGCGGCATTGCGTGATGAGGGCAGTACGCGGGTGCGCCTGATCAATGATGGCGCTGCCGCAGATGCACGTTGGCGGCTGCGGGTGATGGATGTGGATGGCAAGGTGCTGCGTCGTCGCGAGGACGCGGTGGCGTTGACGGCGGCGGGCGTCACCTCGATCGGTGATTTCCGCGATGCCGAGCTGCTGGCCGGTGCCGATCCGAAGCGCACGGTGGCCGTGTTCGAGCTGCTGCAGAACGGGGCGGTCAGTGCCCGCCAGATCGTCGGATTCGTCGAAGCAAAAGACCAAGTGTTGCCGCGGCAGAAGCTGAAGGCCACCCTGTCCATCGGAGGCGACCACTATCGACTGCGGCTGGACAGCGCAGCTTACGTGCGCGCGACGTGGATCGATTTCGGTGCGCTGGATGTGCAGGTCGAAGACAACCTGCTGGATCTGCTGCCGGGCGAGACCCGGGACATTGCGGTGCGCGGCCCGGTGGACCTGACGACCCTGCGCGAAGCAATGAAGCTGAAGACCCTCAACGATCGTTGA